From Nostoc flagelliforme CCNUN1, a single genomic window includes:
- a CDS encoding type IV secretory system conjugative DNA transfer family protein encodes MSKSFKINSANSQGFRFEQLQNPSDAIGKYTHSLFTPNGLTVLSLLGAYILMRVFFGDGNKKKIATSYWGGAKETATAQKKAILQIANPQCDSAALYIGKHQEKGGGSTFYIPDVQRGTAVIGAPGSGKTFSAINPMIYSAIDQEFPCIVYDFKYPSQAKVAAYAKYKGYDVHIFAPGFPESEVCNPLDFLKDSSDAESARQISTVINKNFRLLGNSTEDGFFGPSGDQLTQAILMLAKEFGQFADVMTCAAILSSEQMVKRLMAASLNPWVKIAFGQLFSSAASEKTVAGIVATASIMFTRFMAKNTLGCFIGKTTLPLEIKGKQMIIFGLDRERRDAVGPLMTSILHMTIARNIAKKRLDPLIVALDELPSIYLPDLYRWLNESRSEGFCGIIGFQNMGQLEKNYGKDIAKAILGACSTKFIFNPGENESAQLFSNFLGDEEIKYKQKSRSTGSKNNSTSISDQEKTRKLFESAQFLKLIAGKCVFINPAYANRKEGSVPLLKTIKINDSLKNIDNYNQFKWARIVSLLARKSTQKFPSGQDLALRVTQVESRFPLPENPQAVSNNSGLTFKEVGSMINQNKSDSGI; translated from the coding sequence ATGAGCAAATCTTTCAAAATAAATAGCGCTAATTCTCAAGGATTTCGATTTGAGCAATTACAAAATCCTTCAGACGCAATTGGCAAGTACACTCACTCTCTTTTCACCCCCAATGGACTAACAGTTTTGTCCTTACTTGGCGCTTACATTTTGATGAGGGTATTTTTTGGCGATGGTAACAAGAAGAAAATTGCTACTTCTTATTGGGGTGGAGCTAAAGAAACTGCTACTGCTCAGAAAAAGGCTATCTTGCAAATCGCCAATCCCCAATGTGATAGTGCGGCACTTTACATTGGTAAGCATCAGGAAAAAGGTGGTGGCAGTACTTTCTATATACCTGATGTGCAACGAGGTACGGCAGTCATCGGCGCTCCCGGTAGTGGTAAAACATTCAGCGCCATTAACCCGATGATTTACTCGGCAATTGATCAGGAATTTCCATGTATAGTTTATGACTTCAAATACCCATCTCAAGCGAAAGTTGCTGCCTATGCTAAATACAAGGGCTATGATGTTCACATCTTTGCACCTGGATTTCCTGAATCTGAAGTCTGCAATCCTTTAGATTTCCTCAAAGACAGCAGTGATGCCGAATCTGCCCGACAAATTTCCACTGTCATCAATAAGAATTTCCGACTTCTGGGCAATTCAACTGAAGATGGTTTCTTCGGCCCATCCGGTGATCAGCTGACTCAGGCAATTCTAATGTTAGCTAAAGAGTTCGGTCAATTCGCAGATGTCATGACTTGCGCTGCCATACTTTCTAGCGAACAAATGGTCAAACGCCTCATGGCTGCTTCTCTCAACCCTTGGGTAAAAATTGCCTTTGGTCAATTGTTTAGTTCTGCCGCGTCGGAAAAAACCGTCGCTGGTATTGTTGCTACCGCCAGTATTATGTTTACCCGATTCATGGCGAAAAACACATTAGGCTGCTTCATCGGCAAGACAACTTTACCTTTGGAAATTAAAGGTAAGCAAATGATTATCTTTGGGTTGGACAGAGAACGCCGAGATGCAGTAGGGCCTCTCATGACCAGCATTTTACACATGACCATCGCCCGTAACATTGCCAAAAAGCGACTTGATCCATTAATCGTTGCACTGGATGAATTACCTTCAATATACCTACCTGATTTATATAGGTGGCTCAACGAATCTCGTTCTGAGGGCTTCTGCGGTATTATCGGCTTCCAAAATATGGGGCAGCTTGAGAAGAACTACGGTAAAGATATCGCTAAGGCTATCCTTGGTGCTTGCAGCACTAAGTTTATATTCAATCCTGGTGAGAACGAGTCGGCGCAATTATTCTCCAACTTTTTGGGGGATGAAGAGATTAAGTACAAGCAAAAAAGCCGTTCTACTGGTAGTAAAAATAATAGCACGAGCATCAGCGACCAAGAGAAAACTAGAAAGCTTTTTGAATCGGCTCAATTTCTCAAACTAATTGCTGGAAAATGTGTTTTTATTAATCCGGCTTATGCTAATAGAAAGGAGGGGTCTGTTCCTTTACTCAAAACTATCAAAATTAATGATTCACTCAAAAATATTGATAATTATAATCAATTTAAATGGGCAAGAATTGTCAGTTTACTAGCTAGGAAAAGTACACAGAAATTTCCCTCTGGGCAAGATTTAGCTTTGCGAGTTACGCAAGTGGAGTCCCGCTTTCCGCTTCCCGAAAACCCTCAAGCTGTTTCTAATAATTCTGGACTAACATTCAAAGAAGTCGGCAGCATGATTAATCAAAACAAATCTGACAGTGGAATTTGA
- a CDS encoding relaxase/mobilization nuclease domain-containing protein → MKMTIEEWKIPNFELIQTLFSEKILANGSLIDISLPPLQIIQEFKTLSGTRPKLRNLGIYTIISLKNTYIQLNQESCRKIVDQYIHGIGWHDLQYICFLDVQSSNIYIHIIFNRVTPQGKLIDIKYLGANWQQYEVLRQSCSRILENPVNNKYLQIRCNCCS, encoded by the coding sequence ATGAAAATGACTATTGAAGAATGGAAAATTCCTAATTTTGAACTAATTCAAACACTATTTTCCGAAAAGATTTTAGCGAATGGTAGTTTGATTGATATTAGTCTGCCTCCCCTTCAAATTATTCAGGAGTTTAAGACCTTATCTGGTACTAGACCAAAGCTGAGAAATTTGGGCATATATACTATCATCAGCTTAAAAAACACTTACATTCAACTAAATCAAGAATCTTGCCGGAAAATTGTTGACCAATATATTCACGGTATCGGCTGGCATGATTTGCAGTATATCTGTTTTTTAGATGTTCAATCTAGCAATATTTATATTCATATTATTTTTAATCGGGTTACACCCCAAGGTAAGCTCATTGATATCAAATACTTGGGGGCTAACTGGCAACAATATGAGGTTTTACGTCAATCTTGTTCTCGGATCTTAGAAAACCCTGTTAATAATAAATATTTGCAAATCCGCTGCAACTGTTGTTCCTAA
- a CDS encoding DUF3854 domain-containing protein, protein MFDERHLQLTSAYARASQHFIRAFIYPLGEFIYKSIESAIDLKCRIEIGEETYFLTPDEDGGWKWSKGNFEGVTDEEIEQVEEMMAYLLPKLLPGSNDITPPNFPPDPDLPPVLPNPNFPKNLPPSGTVVDFLSIQVESNNTLEYQDFTNRNDDVTDASEIKDMSFAQIVDNSSILEEDVVQTNHIHEDYEQSEVINSHEIGDEHLTVELISDQKIPISSEKLEPQNTQDIPHHPEHIDPQHWHELVVGSAIAPDIAHLNFSSLHFSYVGGEHEAWERLMISDKLSRTNTGSLSTRLLELYSHLDAGGWWCNSGVDPRTFANLTPGEQPQIKEWGCYKPNRPRPKTVKKDGFTVAVEGKFIKYEHPPSVDLSIFLLDVPSVIAQNIYSKAGVNPTDSDRKRCFWYCVYKHNIPLVITEGAKKAASLLSHGHAAIGLPGISSGYRSPKNEWGKKIGDSYLADELAVFATSSREIKICFDYESYHQSHKN, encoded by the coding sequence ATGTTTGATGAACGACATTTGCAACTCACTTCCGCTTACGCTAGAGCTAGTCAGCATTTTATCAGAGCTTTTATTTATCCTTTAGGAGAGTTTATTTATAAATCAATAGAATCAGCTATTGATTTAAAATGTCGAATTGAAATAGGAGAAGAAACTTATTTCCTTACTCCTGATGAGGATGGTGGTTGGAAATGGTCTAAAGGTAACTTTGAAGGTGTAACAGATGAGGAAATAGAACAAGTAGAAGAGATGATGGCATATTTATTGCCTAAACTTCTCCCCGGTAGTAATGATATAACACCACCGAATTTTCCTCCAGATCCTGATTTACCTCCAGTTTTACCCAACCCGAATTTTCCCAAAAACCTTCCTCCTTCGGGTACAGTCGTTGACTTTTTAAGTATACAAGTTGAAAGCAATAATACTCTGGAATATCAAGATTTTACAAATAGAAATGATGACGTCACGGATGCAAGTGAAATCAAAGATATGTCATTTGCTCAAATTGTAGATAATTCCTCCATTTTAGAAGAAGATGTTGTGCAAACGAATCACATTCATGAAGATTATGAGCAGAGTGAAGTGATTAATTCTCATGAAATTGGCGATGAGCATTTAACAGTAGAGTTGATTAGCGACCAGAAAATCCCAATCAGTAGTGAAAAACTTGAGCCACAAAATACTCAAGATATCCCTCATCACCCAGAACATATTGATCCACAACATTGGCACGAGCTAGTAGTAGGCAGTGCGATCGCACCAGATATTGCACATCTCAACTTTTCTAGTCTTCATTTTAGCTATGTCGGTGGCGAACATGAAGCTTGGGAACGGCTCATGATCAGCGACAAACTCTCACGTACAAATACAGGTAGCCTCTCTACTAGGCTTTTAGAACTCTATTCCCACCTAGATGCAGGTGGCTGGTGGTGTAATTCCGGAGTAGATCCGCGCACATTTGCTAATCTTACCCCTGGTGAGCAACCTCAAATTAAAGAATGGGGATGCTATAAGCCAAACCGCCCCAGACCCAAAACCGTGAAAAAAGATGGGTTCACTGTTGCGGTTGAAGGCAAGTTCATCAAATATGAGCATCCACCATCAGTTGATTTGAGTATTTTCTTGCTAGATGTCCCAAGCGTGATTGCCCAAAATATTTACTCAAAAGCTGGAGTAAACCCCACCGACAGCGATCGCAAGAGGTGTTTTTGGTATTGTGTGTATAAACACAATATCCCACTTGTCATTACAGAGGGCGCGAAGAAGGCGGCTAGTCTACTATCACATGGTCATGCAGCCATCGGACTACCGGGAATTTCCTCCGGCTATCGCTCGCCTAAAAACGAGTGGGGCAAGAAAATTGGTGATTCTTATCTGGCTGATGAGTTAGCTGTTTTCGCAACTTCGAGTAGAGAAATCAAAATCTGCTTTGATTATGAATCCTATCATCAAAGCCACAAAAATTAG
- a CDS encoding sensor histidine kinase — MQQEVLSKQLDLSALLHDVSNSFKGASLIVNQLIDGAYGYSLEEIRPFLIALRDTNDRGMSLVEANRVSQEAKPVTVAQFDMLSFLQTTYSLFKPIAQYHSLNLHYETQSSYKHGTQVQDDSISIDRMLCNLVTNAIKYTLAGDIFLRLLNQEDDLIIEIEDTGCGIAAEQLSNIFIPLWRAPNSNLLHQSGMGLGLYIALCVAHAHGLRISVNSVAKQGTKFTIIFPYKDDGIYGVDGRMLPFVTKTSRKSEFGSRKF; from the coding sequence ATGCAACAGGAAGTTTTAAGCAAACAGTTGGATTTATCAGCCTTACTCCATGATGTGTCAAATTCTTTTAAAGGGGCATCGTTGATTGTAAATCAGCTAATTGATGGCGCTTATGGATACTCTTTAGAAGAAATCAGACCATTTCTGATAGCCCTACGGGATACTAATGACCGGGGTATGAGCTTGGTTGAAGCTAATAGAGTCTCTCAAGAAGCTAAACCAGTAACAGTAGCTCAGTTTGATATGTTGAGTTTTTTACAAACAACTTATTCTCTATTCAAGCCAATAGCGCAGTATCATTCCTTGAATCTCCATTATGAAACTCAATCATCGTACAAGCATGGAACGCAAGTACAGGATGACAGCATAAGTATTGACAGAATGCTGTGTAATCTTGTGACAAATGCTATTAAGTACACTCTTGCCGGAGATATCTTTTTAAGGCTGCTCAATCAAGAAGATGATTTAATTATTGAGATTGAAGATACCGGCTGTGGAATTGCCGCAGAACAACTATCAAATATATTTATCCCATTATGGCGAGCGCCAAATAGCAATTTATTACATCAATCAGGGATGGGATTAGGACTGTACATCGCCTTATGTGTGGCTCATGCTCATGGTTTGAGGATAAGCGTAAACTCAGTAGCTAAACAAGGAACCAAATTCACCATTATATTTCCTTACAAAGATGACGGGATCTATGGGGTTGATGGTAGGATGTTGCCATTCGTCACCAAAACAAGTCGGAAGTCGGAGTTCGGAAGTCGGAAGTTTTGA
- a CDS encoding response regulator yields the protein MIRLTLIEDEELIRLGITTAINQQPDMEMVGVARTGIEGINLVKELNPDVILVDIGLPDISGLEVIKEVKVNSKTKIVVLSSHSSQGTVQSALNAGADSYILKKNNVPLILEAIKTTFSDNKSFFDPDISRNNFFFQQKIKGKSYQDHLSATEMQIISLMADGSSNKLIAERLFITESTVKGHINKIFAKLDVKDRVNALIEASKLGYIEQDYLKVG from the coding sequence ATGATTCGATTAACGCTCATTGAGGATGAAGAACTCATTAGGTTGGGGATCACTACTGCTATCAATCAACAACCAGATATGGAAATGGTCGGCGTTGCTCGTACTGGTATTGAAGGGATTAATTTAGTTAAGGAATTAAATCCCGATGTGATTTTGGTGGATATTGGTTTACCCGACATATCGGGGCTAGAAGTGATCAAAGAGGTCAAAGTCAATAGCAAGACTAAAATTGTTGTTCTTTCTTCTCATTCTTCTCAAGGCACTGTTCAATCAGCTTTAAATGCCGGCGCTGATTCTTACATTCTCAAAAAGAATAATGTTCCTCTGATTTTAGAAGCAATTAAAACCACATTCTCCGATAACAAGTCTTTTTTTGACCCTGATATTAGCCGAAATAATTTCTTCTTCCAGCAGAAAATTAAGGGGAAGAGTTACCAAGATCATCTTAGTGCCACTGAAATGCAAATTATCTCTTTGATGGCAGATGGTTCTTCTAATAAGCTGATTGCCGAGCGGTTATTTATTACTGAAAGTACCGTTAAAGGTCATATTAACAAGATTTTTGCGAAGTTAGATGTCAAGGATCGCGTCAATGCTCTGATTGAAGCTAGTAAACTTGGATACATCGAACAAGATTACTTGAAAGTAGGTTAG
- a CDS encoding DUF6753 family protein, with translation MTLQDTLQGYSQSEQRRIVEGAYQLGITPDDPTFRMMATLGRYEETMIDLQARMEAMIEAWAALIDQKLEKTSKQAESMHYTVVSSAVRDEIKKSKPTGTGMKVQAGWGLGTVSLVCGLVAAGSTLLGSLTTWNLVQNIGTNQSVVVSRNEIKILQWAKSQEGKQMYQIILKNQAAIEACQTQQSKTQGYCLIQVGK, from the coding sequence ATGACACTACAAGACACATTACAAGGTTATTCTCAATCAGAACAAAGGCGCATAGTTGAAGGGGCGTACCAATTAGGAATCACACCAGATGACCCAACATTTAGGATGATGGCAACGCTGGGTCGATATGAAGAAACGATGATAGACCTCCAGGCAAGAATGGAGGCAATGATAGAAGCATGGGCGGCACTGATAGACCAAAAACTGGAGAAGACAAGCAAACAAGCCGAGTCAATGCATTATACAGTTGTCTCTAGTGCCGTGCGTGATGAGATCAAAAAAAGCAAGCCCACCGGCACAGGCATGAAAGTGCAGGCAGGCTGGGGATTGGGGACAGTATCTCTTGTGTGTGGATTAGTAGCGGCTGGCAGTACCTTGCTGGGTTCGCTGACCACATGGAATCTGGTGCAAAATATAGGAACGAATCAGTCAGTAGTAGTCTCACGTAACGAGATAAAGATTCTGCAATGGGCAAAATCCCAAGAGGGTAAACAGATGTATCAAATAATCTTGAAGAATCAAGCAGCAATTGAAGCCTGTCAAACACAGCAGAGTAAAACCCAGGGCTATTGTTTAATTCAAGTAGGTAAGTAA
- a CDS encoding ATP-binding protein, translating to MLKSSKRMVMTVGDSRVGKSTVMKLLLELYQIQGKRLKVYDHDNRDRLLAYKDLVCIEKIDFFNKQTDRMFIDLVAADIDIILVDMPGQHIDKICQYIVESELLEALAEYGWKLTFLQPISHRTDCIDYLTQIIQTATNNANYVIVKNYHFAPEFREYDEKMQKTLLTIGGTSINLMALHRNHYQAMEKAVKPYSQVCQDLSIILFWRSFIFQWIKNFRNSVINNNLAIKYLGLD from the coding sequence ATGTTGAAATCTTCTAAAAGAATGGTAATGACTGTAGGTGACTCTCGTGTAGGCAAGTCTACAGTTATGAAACTGTTGCTGGAACTTTATCAAATTCAAGGTAAAAGATTGAAAGTTTATGACCATGATAATCGTGATAGACTTTTGGCTTACAAAGATTTAGTGTGTATTGAAAAGATAGATTTTTTCAATAAACAAACGGACAGGATGTTTATTGATCTGGTAGCTGCTGATATAGATATCATTTTAGTGGATATGCCGGGGCAGCACATAGACAAAATTTGTCAGTATATTGTTGAGTCGGAACTATTAGAAGCTTTAGCTGAATATGGATGGAAGCTAACGTTCCTGCAACCGATATCACATAGAACGGACTGCATAGACTACTTAACTCAAATCATCCAAACTGCTACTAACAATGCCAACTATGTGATAGTGAAGAATTATCATTTTGCGCCAGAGTTTAGGGAATATGACGAAAAAATGCAGAAAACTCTGTTAACAATAGGAGGAACATCAATAAATTTGATGGCTTTACATCGAAATCACTATCAAGCGATGGAGAAAGCTGTCAAGCCATATTCACAAGTTTGCCAGGATTTATCAATAATTTTGTTCTGGAGAAGTTTCATTTTTCAGTGGATTAAAAATTTCCGCAATTCAGTGATAAATAACAATTTGGCTATTAAATATTTAGGGCTTGATTGA
- a CDS encoding nucleotide-binding protein, which produces MTQTINNNQNGNINSKADISAIEAAEEIKLNDLAPEQQLELEKLKLDLDMASDADREAEEVTKTPPRRLVIVDGGKGGVGKSMWTRGFLQTCIDEKRRIVAVDADNSNPDLLRYYGENGEHCQIQQLNIFKDGSIDRFFDHVKRMMEPEPDTYNQLPPPESLFLLELPPQSRQIFKRFIEQEFLETAANDYDIRVTMVVVISRVSDSVKQLIDLYSFCGNKVDYIVVRNLFYGEESEFSRYSNSSIVQEIKQELLKAEIPLFDITMPDLLEYAYDYLDEKSLTFSEGIKQKELPGVKMRVKSWLKTFKQQICPVKHLLGLESINVEIF; this is translated from the coding sequence ATGACACAAACTATCAATAACAATCAAAATGGAAATATTAATAGCAAAGCTGATATCTCGGCAATTGAAGCAGCAGAAGAAATAAAGCTAAATGATTTAGCACCAGAGCAGCAGTTAGAGTTAGAGAAACTAAAGTTAGACCTGGATATGGCCTCAGATGCAGATAGAGAGGCAGAAGAAGTAACTAAAACTCCCCCAAGAAGATTAGTAATAGTAGACGGGGGGAAAGGTGGAGTTGGTAAATCGATGTGGACGAGAGGGTTTTTACAAACTTGTATAGATGAGAAAAGGAGAATTGTGGCAGTAGATGCAGATAATTCTAATCCAGATTTGTTGAGATATTATGGTGAGAATGGTGAGCATTGTCAAATACAGCAGTTAAATATTTTTAAAGATGGAAGTATAGATAGATTTTTTGATCACGTAAAGAGAATGATGGAGCCAGAGCCAGATACATATAATCAACTGCCACCACCAGAATCGCTGTTTTTATTAGAATTGCCACCGCAATCAAGACAAATATTTAAAAGATTTATAGAACAAGAGTTCTTGGAAACAGCCGCCAATGATTATGACATTAGAGTAACAATGGTCGTGGTAATTAGTCGAGTATCAGATTCGGTAAAGCAATTAATAGATTTATACAGCTTTTGCGGAAATAAAGTAGATTACATAGTCGTTAGAAATTTATTTTATGGTGAGGAGTCAGAATTTTCTAGATATAGCAACTCATCAATAGTTCAAGAGATAAAGCAAGAGCTATTAAAAGCAGAAATCCCTTTATTCGATATTACAATGCCGGATTTGCTTGAATATGCCTATGATTATTTAGATGAAAAGTCACTAACTTTTTCTGAAGGAATAAAGCAAAAAGAACTACCAGGAGTGAAAATGCGGGTGAAGAGTTGGCTAAAAACTTTTAAACAGCAAATTTGTCCAGTTAAGCATCTCTTAGGGCTGGAGAGTATAAATGTTGAAATCTTCTAA